A region of Chiloscyllium plagiosum isolate BGI_BamShark_2017 chromosome 37, ASM401019v2, whole genome shotgun sequence DNA encodes the following proteins:
- the LOC122541626 gene encoding zinc finger protein 271-like codes for MEEKPFKCEVCGRAFGQSSTLVNHRRIHTGEKPFKCEICSQSFAQLSGLVNHRPIHTGEKPFRCEVCGKSFSQSSTLLVHQRVHTGEKPFRCEVCIKSFSDSSTLRRHQRIHTGEKPFNCEVCNKSFSTSSDLRIHQRIHTGERPFICKLCDKSFSSSSDLHVHQRIHTGEKPFRCEVCNKSFSQSGNLRTHQRTHTGEKLFKCKVCDRSFSDSTRLLLHQRIHTGEKPFTCEVCNKSFSVSSSLRVHQRIHTGEKPFTCEVCNKSFTRSWNLLFHQRIHTGE; via the coding sequence atggaagagaaACCCTTCAAGTGTGAGGTGTGTGGTCGAGCTTTCGGACAGTCATCAACGCTTGTGAATCACCGACGTAtccacacaggagagaaaccattcaaatGTGAAATATGTAGCCAGAGCTTTGCCCAGTTATCAGGCCTTGTGAATCACCGGCCCATTCACacgggggagaaaccattcaggtGTGAGGTGTGTGGCAAATCATTCTCACAGTCATCAACACTCCTCGTGCACCAACgtgttcacacaggggagaaaccattccggTGTGAGGTGTGTATCAAATCTTTCTCTGATTCATCGACCCTCCGCagacaccaacgcattcacacaggggagaaaccattcaattGCGAGGTATGTAACAAATCATTTTCAACATCCTCGGATCTTCGTatacaccaacgcattcacacaggggagagaccATTTATATGCAAgctgtgtgacaaatcattctcgtCATCATCAGATCTCCACGTACAtcaacgcattcacacaggggagaaaccattcagatGTGAAGTCTGTaacaaatcattctcacagtCAGGAAACCTCCGCACACACCAACGcacccacacaggggagaaactgtTCAAATGTAAGGTGTGTGACAGGTCATTCTCCGACTCAACGAGGCTCCTGCTTCACCAGAggatccacacaggggagaaaccattcacatgtgaggTGTGTAACAAATCATTCTCGGTGTCATCAAGCCTCCGTgtacaccaacgcattcacacgggggagaaaccattcacatgtgaggTGTGCAACAAATCGTTCACGAGGTCATGGAACCTCCTGTTCCATCAGAGGATCCACAcaggggaatga